Below is a genomic region from Saccharomyces eubayanus strain FM1318 chromosome XV, whole genome shotgun sequence.
AGAACTGTAAAAAACACTTACCCTTTGGACTGAATATCACTCTTTACATCCTGGCGGAAATGGCTATTATTGCGACAGATCTGGCCGAGGTGGTGGGAACTGCCATTTCGCTGAACATTCTATTCCATATACCGCTGGCATTGGGTGTTATTCTCACTGTGGTAGATGTCTTGATTGTTCTGCTCGCTTACAAACCCAACGGATCTATGAAAGGCATCAGGGTTTTTGAGGCGTTTGTTTCGTTATTAGTGGTTCTGACCGTGGTTTGCTTTACGGTGGAATTGTTTTACGCGAAATTAGGTCCTGCCAAGGAGATATTCTCAGGCTTTCTCCCCAGCAAAGCCGTCTTCGAAGGTGACGGTTTGTATTTGAGTTTGGCGATTTTAGGTGCCACAGTAATGCCTCACTCATTGTATTTGGGGTCGGGTGTGGTTCAACCAAGACTGAGAGAGTACGACATCAAGAACGGACTTTATTCGCCAGACCTTGATGATATGGACAACAATCACCATAATTATAGACCCTCTTATGAGGCAATTAGTGAAACTTTGCACTTCACTATAGCAGAATTACTGGTTTCGTTGTTCACTGTGGCGCTATTTGTCAACTGTGCCATTCTTATAGTCTCTGGTGCCACATTATATGGAACAACTCAAAACTCAGAGGAAGCTGATTTGTTTTCCATTTACAACCTGCTATGCAGCtctctttcaaaaggtGCCGGTACGGTATTCGTGCTGGCGTTATTGTTTTCAGGACAGAGCGCAGGAATCGTGTGTACCTTGAGTGGACAGATGGTAAGTGAAGGTTTCTTAAACTGGACTGTGTCACCGGCATTGAGAAGATCTGCAACAAGAGCGGTAGCCATCACACCGTGCCTGATTCTCGTCCTTGTAGCAGGGCGCAGTGGTCTCTCCGGTGCTCTTAATGCGTCACAAGTGGTGCTTTCTCTACTGTTGCCCTTCGTATCTGCACCACTGCTCTACTTCACTTCAAGCAAGAATATCATGCGCGTACAGCTCAACCGTGACAAAGACCTCTCAAGAACTTCGGACAAGAAAGACGTGGGTCAACgaaatgaagatgacgaaacCATCGAATTGCAAGAAATGGGCATGGGTAGCAGCTCACAGGACCGTGGCTTGATCTCGCCCCCTCCTGAATACATAGATATGAGCAACGGAACAATCGTGACCGTGCTCGCAGTCATCGTGTGGCTGATCATTTCGGGCTTAAATTTCTACATGTTGATGGGCTTCACTACGGGCCAAGAGGTTCACCTCTGATATAATTTCGTTAACTAGTACTTTAATACACACTCCATTCATACAaatttattaataataCCTACTTCCGTTTACGCAATTGACGTTTATACTAGTGGCCTTGTCGCCCCGTACGAGCCAATCAGGGCCCCGCGCGTTATTTCCGCCGCTTGCTGCCTGCTCTGGTTGAATCTCCCTATGAAAAGGGACCTAATTGGTATGGGCACAGCATTAATAAAGATCAGCAATCGCTTACTTATCAAGCCGGCAGATCTTAAAGTTACCTCATTCCTTCATACCCAACCGCAGTTCACATACCTGTTTATTaaaacaatttgaaaatttgtaTCTGAAGTAGAACaggagaaaagaaaacaacaattaTATTTGACACTATAACAAACTAATACACAGTAATGTTATCAAGGGCCATATTCAGAAATCCAGTTATAAATAGAACTCTGTTGAGTGCCAGACCTGCCGCTTACACTGCGACCAGATTGACCAGAAGTTCATTGATTCAGAGCAGGAAGTATTCTGACGCGCACGACGATGAAACCTTCGAGGAATTCACCGCAAGATACGAAAAGGAATTCGATGAAGCTTACGACTTGTTCGAAGTGCAAAGAGTGTTGAACAACTGTTTCTCTTACGATTTGGTCCCTGCTCCGGCAGTCATCGAAAAGGCTTTAAGAGCCGCCAGAAGAGTCAATGACTTACCTACCGCCATCAGAGTATTTGAAGCTTTGAAATACAAAGTCGAGAATGAAGACCAATACAAGGCCTACTTGGACGAACTGAAGGATGTCAGAAAAGAGCTGGGCGTTCCCTTGAAGGAAGAGCTATTTCCAAGCTCTTCTTGAATGTCATGAAAAAGCTACCCCGCAACGTTTGTAGTTGTGTCGTctgttttttattatttgtgGAAAACCTCCCCATTTGGAATAAGATTCgtatttattttgtaaaaCGATTTTagtttctattttttttgctttcccTTTTGTCctattatttgttttacCCATGATGGATATCCATCTATTCAGAAACTAATAATCGAAAATAAACGGTAGGAATTCCAGAAGgagaaaatagaaaaagtagaaaaaagaatatttaaattTAACCATTATGATCTCCAACATTTTTCTCTGTCTTATTCCTTTTAACAAATTATATCATTGGTAATAAAGGCTGGTCACAGATTACCTTTGATACCTTTTGTTAATAACTTTTTTGTACGCAATCGGATGGAAAGAATAATGAAAGGAAATTTtatggaaaaaataaaaagataattAAACAAttatataaagaaacaaaatctTGGTTACTTCTAAACTATCGTCCAGTTATCTATCActggtttatttttgttccTCGTCACTGTATTATTCTGACATATTGTAAATGTCACTTCATACTAAAACTGCGGGAAGAtttgcttgaaaaaaaaaattttccactAGAGCTCATCgcaaaatttgaaaagtagCGAAAATATTTGTATGCTGTTTTTAAAGAACAGTGTACTTTACTAGAAGCATTTGAAAACAGGCAGACTAACCCCACATTCCTGAATATAAAGTACAAGATGGCTAGGAAAACtaattcaaagaaatccACACCTGTGAATACACCAAccaagcaaaaaaagaaggttgctgaaaagaaacctTCCACGATTATTCCAAAGGAAAGAGTGACTAAAGCTGTTGATGAACTAATAAAATACACCTCCAAGTCCCAAGAAAGCGacaaggaagaagaaaagaatggtAAGAAACAACTGttggaagatgatgaggcggaattgaagaaagatttaCAACTAATCGTAGtgaataataaatcattTACCGGTACTTCTAAATCcttcaaattgaaattgcTGAATATTAAGCATTCTCTTTATAAGCCTTGGAAAGAAGCCAGTTTGACCGCTGTCAAAGATTTTAAGACTCTATTGATCTTGAAGGATTCTGACATCAAAAAAGTATCGGAAGATGATTTATTCGATAAATTAGACTCTGAAGGCATCAAAATTGACGAAATTATCTGCGGTAAGGATTTGAAAACTGTTTACAAAGCTTACGAGGCTAGAAGTGCTTTCATTTcccaattttctttgatcttgGCCGATGACAGTATAGTTACATCTTTGCCAAAACTAATGGGTGTCAAGGCTTACAACAAAGTGGAAACTACTCCAGTAGCAATCAGAACACAAGCAAACAAGGAATTCTCATTGACCACTTTGACGAACAACATTAAGAAGGTATATTTAAACCAATTGCCTATCAAAATGCCAAGAGGTACCACTTTGAATGTGCATTTAGGTAATTTGGAATGGTTGAAGCCAGAAGAGTTCGTAGATAACATTTTATCAGTCTCCGAGCAATTAATCAAGGGTTTCCCAATCAGATCGGTTTTCATTAAAACGAACAAATCCCCTGTATTGCCATTGTATTACAATCAAGACGTTCTAGATGAACTTGTCGctaagaaggaaaagactcaagaaaaaacagaagatGACATGGTCACCATTGATGGTGTTCAAGTTCACCTATCTACTTTCAACAAGGGTTTGATGGAAATCGCTAACCCTACTGAACTGGGTGCAATCTTCTCTAGACAGGTCAATAGCGCTAAAAAGAGAACTTCTGATGAACTTGAGAAGAAGTCTAGTGAATCTGAAACCGTCAAGAAAGCTAAGAATTGATGCgctttatcatttttttctttcctttcatTTTAGCTGAAGTTTTCATAGAGTGCGcatatgtatatatctatatatgtTTTAAGTGTATATTAAATATAAAGTCATTATCTGAATATTGGTTTCTCGGTCCAACTAGTTTTTACGTTCTAATGTATTCAATGGTGGTTACTacaatttttggtttagCGTATTAATACTGCTTGAAAAGTGACTTTGAAGGACAAAATATTATCTTGAATATTTCTATAGGTATTTGCAAGACAAAAGTGATAGTATATGCCACCAAGCAATACACTCATTTGGGAAAGCTTTTGACTGGagagaaagaaacagaaagtAGCAATAAAAAAGGGTTTTCCTTATCTTTATGTCATTTATACcttatttaaaaatttaattACCgttaatatatatttgagATGTGACAAACTGCACAATCCCTACCTAAACGCACCGAACGGGACCGTTTGAATCGgaacattttctttcaaagtttctTGTAGCAAACGAATGACTGAATTAAAAGTGTGACGAttacttatttatttaagCCGAGCAGCATGgcttcttggttttttcaGACTTGTTGCCACAGGGGCATTTGTCATCACTGTCACAGCCAGTTGGACAGTTGCACGATTTTTGACACTGTTCATTGGTTTTGCAACTACCACATTTGCATTGACATTGGTGGCCTTCGTTTTGGAAATTGATTAGTTCGCTGAACATTTTATGTGATTGGTTAAAGggatattttgtttttgattatCCTTCTGAATGATAACAGGAGAAAGAAACATTGATGGAATTGAAAGGATATCTGGttattttccttcttcttttatatgCTTTTGCCATTCCATCTTGTAATGgtagttttttttgctggTACCCTCAGCGGAAAAGGCGCATCAGCCTTTTGGCTTCTAGAAGGAATGTCAGCAAAAGCATCTCGAATAGTGACAGCAGTAATACCTTTCTTAAATTACTCAGCCATAGAGGtcaaaacaagaaaatggtTGTTGCAAAAGCGCAGAAACAATGATAAAAGTCAACCATGTAAACctatacacatatataaagaaaataatacaaaagTGTTTAAATACAGATACGTACATGTACATATGCACGTATAGCGTCCAAGTATTGATAATAGGACTCCCTCCTTCTACTTATAGAATGCGTCATAGAAATCATTGAAGTTAGCCGTAGTAATCCCTAAATTGTCTGATTCCAAATCCTTGTCAataattatatttttttggaaaatttctCTATCCATTAAGAAATCcgaaatttctttgaacttCAAATAGGTTCTGTTTAGTTCGTTGATCGGAAACTTTAAGAGAACGTTTTTGTTCTTCGCTGACTGACTATAATCTGTAgcattgttattattggaGTTTCTTGCgaaattttgttttttcttgctgaATCTCAACATATACTTGATAGAATCCAAAGCTTTGTTGAAGCCTTTGATAGATTTGAAGTCTCCGTTAGAATTCATTTCGTTTCttaagaaagaaacgaTAATTTCtagctttttcaaaatttccaagattttgtCATGTATCAATAGCAATTGAACATTGATTTCCTCATTAGAAAGACTTTTATAAAACTCGTCATATAATATTACCTCACAACGTTGGAAAATGGCAAAAGTTATCATTATGAAATTCTGCAAGATTCGAACAAACTGGTCGGTGGACAAAAACTCATTACCGTTTGCGTGGAAACGCTGATTGCCATTTAAGAATGACCTTATTGATTTAATgggaaaaataaagttgaatgaaattgaataaaaaatgtgCATGGAACTAATGATGTTCATCAAGTTCTTTGCGCATTTTTCATTGCTCTGtgttttgttattgttagACGGCTGTTGAGCTGCCATTGGTAAGGATGATTCgttttgaatgaaaagaaaaaaatttgtgTAGACTATGGTGTTAATGAAGTTTAAGATATCATTCCACTCTTTACTAGCCTCTTCACCGTTAGAACTCAGTAATTTCTTCACCCCTGTAGTCAATGTTTCTAGTaaacttttgattttggatAAATTTACTGGCAAATAGAAGGGAATATTTTGTAGAATATTTATCAATTTTGTTTGTGTTTCCAACAGTTTTAAATCGTTGGCAATTAAAGGTATATCATTTGTATCCATGAAAGAAGGTATTGGCGataaattttcaatggtGGATACCATGAATGAGGACTGACCTAAAAGTGAATGCCTCAAGTAATAcatctttttcaagaaatggaatAATCCAAAATCCTGTATCTGGAAGTTTAACAGACAGTCCAAGTCTTCGTCTAAATTTGACTTGCGATCATCATGTATGTTTAGAGTTTCGTAAAACTTCGCTATGGCAATGAATTTAATTGTTTCTTCGTCATAAGATTTCAGGTCTATCAGTTTGATCCGGCTTCGGATCAACTTTGAATTATTCATTAATTCTGAAACGTTAAAAGAGGTGGCTTGTTTATTGAATAAAGTCATTGAATCGTTCAGCATCAACAGAACTACGTTCAGTTGACCTAGTTTAGCTAACTGAGACAATGATAAATCAGTTGTCGAGAAGGATTGATCAGACTCACTTTCGGAGAAAAGCCCGTTAACGAAGTCCAACAAGTCCgatattttaaatattgGCAGGAAGTCTCCAAAACTTAGATTCTCAGCAGCTGCAGTGCCCAATGCCTCGACAATTGTGGGCTTTGATGGTAACTTTACTTTATCAATTTCCGCAAATATTTTGTGATCGTTGTCATCACCTGGGCTCAATTTGAACTGATTGATATGGCAAATATCGTGCAAAATGTTATAGAACTTGAACAGATAATTGTCTCTCAAgataatgaaatttttggtgaaaagaaaatttggagTGTCCTTCAATGGTTTCACCTGAACCAAACTTTGTATATCTGTTATTGTTAAGGCTGTAAAGTACTTTTGCGACGACAAAGAGGAAGCAGAATTTGGAGGGTCCAATTCAGCTCCCTTACCATTGGCCAGACCTTTCTTGTAACCATGTCCCATCTTGGTGATTTTGTTCGTGGTGGCACTACTAGTGATTAGAttagatttttcttttaaacttttcaattgCAGATTTTGTAAGTCAATCAACTTAGTTCTCAAAAACTCCATTTCCTTGAGCAAgacttcttcttgtgtGAACGGAGAAGTCATTAGATCGAAAATTGCTGAGTCTTGATTCAAGCTCACATTGAAAGAGTATGGGTTGTCCGCATAGTCAAAATTTTGAGCGTTGATCAGTTGTAGTCGCGTGTTGTATTCTCTGATTTGGTCCATGGAGGGCACATCAGGACTATCAGTTCTTACAATGGTGCTGGCGTGAGCAGTATTATTAACGTTACTGTTAATTTGAGGAGGTGCGGTATTATTGCTAGTAGTGGTATTTTGGTAGCTGGCGGTCTTGTTCCATTGCGCGCTGGTGTCTATAGCAGTGCTAAAGGTGAAGTTAGAAGGGTCTACCGACGTTTGCATGATCGGGTACTGGGTCTGAATCATCACGTTTTTCTGGCTCCCACCGTTTCCCTGATTGAAATGGTTGGTACCTTGGCCGTTGCCAAGCGTGGAGATCCCGGACGCAGAAGGCACAGCTACCATCTTACCGGGCCCGTCCGGATAGAAACAATCCGGCTTATTGTACTTGACGCAATTCCCACATATCGGTTTTGCTCTGTCGCACCCGATCTTTCTCTTCCTGCACTGGGTGCAAGCAGGCGGCTTCCTCACTTTTCTCACTTGCATGTCCATCATagtcaaaaagaaacagcaaCGCTACAGCACTAGTCACAGCAGACAACACCAATGCTCCTCTCGCACATTGGCAGATTCCATtcaaataacaacaacttcttcttgttcttcctCTCTTTGCATCGTTTCTGCAAAAATATCACGCTGTACGAGCTGGGATGCATAAGGGCCAACCACGATCTACGGTTGGTGCCAAGACCAGCTTCAGAACAACAGCATGGGTGATCAGACTGGCCCATTGGTTGCTATAGTGGGTGCCACCTGTGGCCAGTCAGGCTCAGCTTTGCTTTGCTGCGGAGGGCGCACACGCAGGACAGCTTTTTTGTCAATTAAATTAGAATATCTTAAACTATATTACTCAATCACAGATGTCTATATATGTAAGTATATTACCAATGTCACCCAAAAACTTACGAAGAGGGTTTGAGGGTCCATTCACCACAGTCTGCAATCTTGACTGGGTCCAAGGGCTTGTCATTGGAGTCCCTGGCAACGTGCTGGATGTAATTGACTACGTCCATACCGTCCACCACTTGGCCGAAAACCACATGTTTGCCGTCAAGCCACGATGCCTCGTCCACGGTAGTGATGAAGAACTGTGACCCGTTGGTGTCCTTACCCCGGTTGGCCATCGACAGCCTGCCCTTACGATCGTGCTTCAAGGTGAAGTTCTCGTCGGGAAACGTGTCTCCGTAGATGGACTTGCCTCCCACACCTGTGCCGTGTGTGAAGTCGCCTCCCTGGATCATAAAGTTGGGGATTACTCTGTGGAAAGTGGACTCGACGAACCCCTTCTTTGAGTCCGTAGTGGTGCTCAGCTTGTAAAAGTTCTTGACGGTCTTGGGACAGATTTTCCCGTATAATCCAATTACGATTTTGCCAaccttttcttcaccatGCTCGATATCGAAAAACACCTTTTGAGTAATCACCTCATCATCTTTGTCTACCAACTCACCCACTTTAGATGCGATTACGTTGGCGCTaagaagcagcagcagccaGTACCATAAACCAAATACTttcattttgctttttgctttttgcTTCACTCCACtttctgtttttccttcttcttttagctattttcactttttatcgtttgtatcaattaaaaaaaaataaatataattGCTTTTGCGGGGGGATCAAGAATACAGTACAAAGATACATACAATTGCGGTCGCAGCTCTCATATGTAGCTGGGAGTGGACCTAATGCTTGTCACCATCAGCTTATCCAGCATCTCCGTGGTGATTCCCATGTTCCCATTGCCGGCACGGCCGGCACCATTGTCCACAGTCTGACCTCCCGTGCCCACGGTGTTGACGGTCATGTTAACGTTCGTGGTCGAGGGAACAGTGGCCATATTTGCGGCGCCGGTGGGCCGTACACTGTTCTTATTACTGCCGCCACCAACATTATTGCCGTTGTTTGCGCCAGTGGTGGCGGTGGTAGTGGCGGTGTCTATGGGCACTTTGTAGTGCACGCCTTGCGAGGGCTGGAATTCGATGAGGTCGTACAGGCTCTTCAATGTGCTGTTAAGGTGGTAACTAGTAGACATCAGCCTGCTCTGTACAATCTTGAAAACCGTCGGCGATTGATATACGTTGGCACCAATTATGTAGTAATCCTGTAGCGGAATGATCCTAGGCCCCCTAGAGCTGCCTGCAGTAGTATTATTTATTCGTTTCTGTTTCTTGATGACCCAGAAGTCCGGTTCTCGTACACTGCTTAGCACGTACTCGGTACCGTCCAGCTTCATTAGTTCTTCCTCTAATTGCATGTACATCGGGTACTTAAAGAGAATTTGTCTTCTTGCCGGGTCCACATAAGCAAGTTCGTCTTCCACATTCTTGCCGTCTGGCAGGTTCATTATGTTCTGTGTCATGTTCACGCCAGCATTAGGATCATTCAACTGAGAGAACTGTCTTTGCATTTTGATAACCTGATTATTCGACGTTTTGTCGAAAAATGGtgattctgaaaaataatcTAGAACATTTTCGGTTCTTAGACCAAACACCTGGATCCATTCTGGTGATTTCCACTGCAATTCATCCAACGGTGTGACGTTCATTGCGAGATATTCTGATCTACCTACTGTTTTACCTTCCAATATTGCTGTTATattcttctcttccttCTATCATTTTCCACTCACTTATAATACGCtcactaaaaaaaaaagaaatcgaGTTGAAATTGGAACAGttcttttgaacaaaaagaataaacaaGAAGAATCTCAAGTGATCAATATTATAGTGGGATTTAGAACCTTTCTCACGATGATGTCTCTACGAATGAACAACGGCCTCCCCATGCTCTTGAAGAGGTCACTGACTACTTCTAAAGCTGCGTATCGGTTTCATTCAACCATCCCTAAACCAAACGAACAGATACCTGATGTCGATACATTTCTAGCCAAAATCGGCCGTAATTGTAACGAACTGAAGGACACATTTGAGAACAACTGGAATAATCTTTTTCTATGGGATTCCAAGAcattaaaggaaaaaggcGTGAATATCCAACAGAGGAGATATATCTTAAACCAAATCCAGAAATACCGTAACAATGAACCCATCCGTGAGATAAAATTGGGCAAGAAGTCATTTTTTGGCGGTGAGAGGAAGAGAAAGGCATTTACTGCTAAATGGAAGGCTGAAAATAAGCAGTAGGCTAGATTACAAGCTCTATATATCTATCCTTATATACTTGTAAATATACAACAAACCAATACTAATTCGTATACTTATTCTACGTCTATGTCTTTTTAGTACGTTGGGCTTTTCAACTTCTCATCATATAAAAATTGGGAAGTAAAAATAAGTTTTGAAGTCGCAACAATGAGAAAAATGTCGATTAGCAAGATGAGTAAAGCAACGACGGCCCAGGACATGAACGCCTCAGATGGTCAGCACTTACGATTGCTTGAACTACTGGCAGACTACGATTCCACTTTAGAGCAATTACAAAAGGGTTTCCAAGATGGGTACATTCAATTAAGCAGATCGAACTACTACAATAAAGACTCGTTGCGAGGCAATTATGGTAAAGACTATTGGGACGAAACGTACGTAGGGCAATTGGTGGCAGCAGTAGATGAAAGCAGCTCTAAATTGGTGATAGATATCGTAAAAAGAAACCCTCAAGAAGACCAAGTGGCGGATgtaacaaaagaagaagataataCACTgattcaaagaaagaaaggaacgaaaaaggaaactgaaaaaggGCAAAGCCCTAAACCTGTGCAGAATTATGACCCGATTTTGATGTTTGGAGGGGTGCTGTCCGTTCCATCTTCATTGAGACAGTCGCAGACAAGCTTCAGAGGCTGTATTCCCTTAATGGTTCAGTTGATTAATTATAAAAACGAGATATTAACGCTATCAAAGAAACTGGCTGAGCagaaataaagaatttattatttaaagAATATAGTAGAAGAAGTAATACATACGTGtaaattgaagaaagaacaaagaaataatTATTAGAAGGATGTcgtaaaataaaataatcaaaGTCCATGGTCtgagaaaaacaaaaataaagaaaccaaacaaaaattccatacctaaagaagaaaagcaaacacCATAATAATACAAAGTATCACACCACGTTACATCATGTGAAGGACCCACAGAACAATATGAAAGTGAATCAGagaggaagatgaaaaaaaaagagaagataGTACAAGTGTTTTAAGGTGTACTTGTTTCACTACACTGGTAATAAAATTTCAACACATCATCCACAGATATCCTATTACCAGGTGAATTCAGCGATTCGTCGATGTTGAGATAGTTTTTCAACTCAGGGGTATGTATCGCATTCGAGTCTCTTGGTTTGAATTTGCTATAAAGTGACGAAGCACAGGGTGAAGGCTTATTAGTGTCGTCACCGGCGGCGTCCCCAAGAACCGAGGGGAACGAATAGTTTTTCAGGTCTTCCAATGTCATCTCTATTTCCGTAGGCCAGTCCATTTGCTTAGTCTTATTAGGGGTACTGCTGGTTTTGTTACTATCGTGGTGCGAATCCATTGTAGTAGCTATTGTGGAAGAAGAGACTATCCTGCTCGAATCGTTCATCACAACGTTGGAATATCTAGAAGAGACGTTTGATTCTGGTCGAGGTTGTGGTGCCAACGACGtgaaattgaacaaagGCTCTACGCCATCGTCCTGTTCCTCTCTTTCGTCCTGCGATTCATAGTTGTTGTCCTCCTTTTTACCATTAGCGTGCGAGATATGATGAAAGCCAAATGGGGCAGATATACTGGATTGTTTCGTAGTTTTGGTGGGCCCATGCGGTTTTATTGACAGCAAGTCCTTTCTCTTGAACATTCCCAGgaaatttctctttttgttgGTCAAAAACTTGTGATTAGAATTTATGTTAGAGTTGATCGTCATGTAATTGGGCAGGGGGGGCAATTTGatgttgttcttgtttggCAGGGCCAGCTTTTCACTATCGACGAGAACAATCCCCAAGTCTTCATCGGTGTCCTCTTCGGAATCCGTACTGGGCCCATTCATGAACCGTTGTCTCACTTGGAACCCATACAGTTTCTCCATTTCTTGGTCCTCGTCTATCCAGATGGATCTCATTTGAGGCAGCTCCATTTGTTGGtgatttttctcttcaatcATTCTCTCGAATTGATGGCAAGTTGTGACAAGCGAGTGTGCAAAGCAAATATTAACAAATAATCAAGTTAGAAATAGTTGGTTCGATGGTAATCGAGggtattgttgttttcagtTTCAATCAACCGGTTGCATTAAATTTATCACAGTTAAAATTGTATGCTGCAACAGGGCAAGCCttcaaacaacaaaagttGTTTATCCTTCGTTTTTCCAGTTTGTGAAAATCGTCGAAAAatctctttgtttttctttccctCTATTGTTGTCTTTTCGCGAATTCGCGTCGCGTTTCCGTGCGACGCGATGATAATACCCTTGCTATGATTGTGGCATGTAAT
It encodes:
- the MED6 gene encoding mediator complex subunit MED6 — translated: MNVTPLDELQWKSPEWIQVFGLRTENVLDYFSESPFFDKTSNNQVIKMQRQFSQLNDPNAGVNMTQNIMNLPDGKNVEDELAYVDPARRQILFKYPMYMQLEEELMKLDGTEYVLSSVREPDFWVIKKQKRINNTTAGSSRGPRIIPLQDYYIIGANVYQSPTVFKIVQSRLMSTSYHLNSTLKSLYDLIEFQPSQGVHYKVPIDTATTTATTGANNGNNVGGGSNKNSVRPTGAANMATVPSTTNVNMTVNTVGTGGQTVDNGAGRAGNGNMGITTEMLDKLMVTSIRSTPSYI
- the RSC30 gene encoding Rsc30p, which produces MMDMQVRKVRKPPACTQCRKRKIGCDRAKPICGNCVKYNKPDCFYPDGPGKMVAVPSASGISTLGNGQGTNHFNQGNGGSQKNVMIQTQYPIMQTSVDPSNFTFSTAIDTSAQWNKTASYQNTTTSNNTAPPQINSNVNNTAHASTIVRTDSPDVPSMDQIREYNTRLQLINAQNFDYADNPYSFNVSLNQDSAIFDLMTSPFTQEEVLLKEMEFLRTKLIDLQNLQLKSLKEKSNLITSSATTNKITKMGHGYKKGLANGKGAELDPPNSASSLSSQKYFTALTITDIQSLVQVKPLKDTPNFLFTKNFIILRDNYLFKFYNILHDICHINQFKLSPGDDNDHKIFAEIDKVKLPSKPTIVEALGTAAAENLSFGDFLPIFKISDLLDFVNGLFSESESDQSFSTTDLSLSQLAKLGQLNVVLLMLNDSMTLFNKQATSFNVSELMNNSKLIRSRIKLIDLKSYDEETIKFIAIAKFYETLNIHDDRKSNLDEDLDCLLNFQIQDFGLFHFLKKMYYLRHSLLGQSSFMVSTIENLSPIPSFMDTNDIPLIANDLKLLETQTKLINILQNIPFYLPVNLSKIKSLLETLTTGVKKLLSSNGEEASKEWNDILNFINTIVYTNFFLFIQNESSLPMAAQQPSNNNKTQSNEKCAKNLMNIISSMHIFYSISFNFIFPIKSIRSFLNGNQRFHANGNEFLSTDQFVRILQNFIMITFAIFQRCEVILYDEFYKSLSNEEINVQLLLIHDKILEILKKLEIIVSFLRNEMNSNGDFKSIKGFNKALDSIKYMLRFSKKKQNFARNSNNNNATDYSQSAKNKNVLLKFPINELNRTYLKFKEISDFLMDREIFQKNIIIDKDLESDNLGITTANFNDFYDAFYK
- the CIC1 gene encoding Cic1p, with product MARKTNSKKSTPVNTPTKQKKKVAEKKPSTIIPKERVTKAVDELIKYTSKSQESDKEEEKNGKKQLLEDDEAELKKDLQLIVVNNKSFTGTSKSFKLKLLNIKHSLYKPWKEASLTAVKDFKTLLILKDSDIKKVSEDDLFDKLDSEGIKIDEIICGKDLKTVYKAYEARSAFISQFSLILADDSIVTSLPKLMGVKAYNKVETTPVAIRTQANKEFSLTTLTNNIKKVYLNQLPIKMPRGTTLNVHLGNLEWLKPEEFVDNILSVSEQLIKGFPIRSVFIKTNKSPVLPLYYNQDVLDELVAKKEKTQEKTEDDMVTIDGVQVHLSTFNKGLMEIANPTELGAIFSRQVNSAKKRTSDELEKKSSESETVKKAKN
- the FYV4 gene encoding mitochondrial 37S ribosomal protein mS41, with amino-acid sequence MMSLRMNNGLPMLLKRSLTTSKAAYRFHSTIPKPNEQIPDVDTFLAKIGRNCNELKDTFENNWNNLFLWDSKTLKEKGVNIQQRRYILNQIQKYRNNEPIREIKLGKKSFFGGERKRKAFTAKWKAENKQ
- the COX6 gene encoding cytochrome c oxidase subunit VI; its protein translation is MLSRAIFRNPVINRTLLSARPAAYTATRLTRSSLIQSRKYSDAHDDETFEEFTARYEKEFDEAYDLFEVQRVLNNCFSYDLVPAPAVIEKALRAARRVNDLPTAIRVFEALKYKVENEDQYKAYLDELKDVRKELGVPLKEELFPSSS
- the CPR2 gene encoding peptidylprolyl isomerase CPR2, with protein sequence MKVFGLWYWLLLLLSANVIASKVGELVDKDDEVITQKVFFDIEHGEEKVGKIVIGLYGKICPKTVKNFYKLSTTTDSKKGFVESTFHRVIPNFMIQGGDFTHGTGVGGKSIYGDTFPDENFTLKHDRKGRLSMANRGKDTNGSQFFITTVDEASWLDGKHVVFGQVVDGMDVVNYIQHVARDSNDKPLDPVKIADCGEWTLKPSS
- the SMF2 gene encoding divalent metal ion transporter SMF2; the protein is MVSQEYEPIQPSDELPTDINSDTNSHSFDDSNNNATHESPRRTTTRPGSAPRSIVGTLRKYSKFIGPGLMVSVSYMDPGNYSTAVXAGSAHRYKLLFSVLVSNFMAAFWQYLCARLGAVTGLDLAQNCKKHLPFGLNITLYILAEMAIIATDLAEVVGTAISLNILFHIPLALGVILTVVDVLIVLLAYKPNGSMKGIRVFEAFVSLLVVLTVVCFTVELFYAKLGPAKEIFSGFLPSKAVFEGDGLYLSLAILGATVMPHSLYLGSGVVQPRLREYDIKNGLYSPDLDDMDNNHHNYRPSYEAISETLHFTIAELLVSLFTVALFVNCAILIVSGATLYGTTQNSEEADLFSIYNLLCSSLSKGAGTVFVLALLFSGQSAGIVCTLSGQMVSEGFLNWTVSPALRRSATRAVAITPCLILVLVAGRSGLSGALNASQVVLSLLLPFVSAPLLYFTSSKNIMRVQLNRDKDLSRTSDKKDVGQRNEDDETIELQEMGMGSSSQDRGLISPPPEYIDMSNGTIVTVLAVIVWLIISGLNFYMLMGFTTGQEVHL